In the Oxyura jamaicensis isolate SHBP4307 breed ruddy duck chromosome Z unlocalized genomic scaffold, BPBGC_Ojam_1.0 oxyZ_random_OJ77448, whole genome shotgun sequence genome, CAGCCCTGGTGCCCCGCTCCGACCCCGTGCCATCCAATGCCCCTGGGGTGTCCCAGCCCTCGGCTACCACTCCGTACCGGCACGGTCCAGCGACTCCAGGACTTGGTGATCAGTAGCTGGGCGTATTTATTCTCACACTCCGCTCTGCTGTCATCCCACGTCTTCTTCTCCGACGAGACGAAGAGGCACTTCCCGCGGTACAGCAGCCAGCCCGAGGGGCAGCAGTCTGGGGATGGCGGCACCGCTCAGGCGCCTGCCAGCCTGCAgatactggggggggggggggggcgcaccCCCCAAACTCCAGCATCCATTCCTCgatgctgcagccacccagagGTGTTGGGAGTGCTCCACCACCATACCTATAGCCGTGCAGGAGCGCAGCAGGGTCACGGTGCTCTCGCTGGCGTTGAGCCGGCCCTGCacgccctgcagctccctctcaGCGCTGGCCAGGGCCCCCGAGACGCGCGCCAGCTcggcctcctgcctgcccagctccagcaggctgctgtTGCCCTCTCGCCACGCTCGCTGCAGCTCCGCGCGCGCCTGCGCCAGCTCCCGGCGCGcctgctccaggctctgctcccACGCCCGCGCCTCCTGCGAGAAGCGGCCGCGCTCGGCCGCCTGCTCCAGGGACGTGTCCCGCAGCTCACGGGTCGCCTGCCAGTCTGGGGACGAGGCGGGGGGAGATGGGACGCGGGGATGGGACAGCCCGGGTGTGGGGTGTCAGGgctgggaggtgtccccagTGGGCgggcagggatgggggaggcagggaagtgTGGAGCAGGtaggggagggcagggcagggtgggATGGGAGGgagtggggcaggggcaggagagggaaaggagaacaTGAAGATGGTTGAGGGAGATGCCCAGAATTTGAGAGGGACATTGGCCTCCTTGGGCATACAGTGCAGAGGGACCCGCAGACACATACACGGTCTGATATCTGCCTGGggctcccaccccagcccatctcccctgtccccatgcctcGCTACCAGCCCGTCCCCACTCACAGCAGGCCCCCAGGACCAcggcagccaccagcagcagcaggcaggtgaccagcagccccgcagagacGCAGTGCCGCCGGGAGCAGCGCCCTGCAAGACACGAGGGGCCGCCAGCATCACCCACCGCCACCGCCCGCCTCCCCGGGCCAGCCCCGCGGTGGCGGCAGGGTGGCACAGGCGGCACGGCGTGGGCGCCTCATCTCTCCAAGGGGAGATGGGGAGCAGCCTGTAGCACCACCCCCTGCCCACACCAGGGCCGTCCTGGGTGCCCCGTCCCTGTCTGGGCACTCACCTGGGCTTTGCAGGGTCCCTTCCCCAGCCGGCTCCGCAGGTGCTGGCCCCGATGCCATGTTCTCGTAGGGGCTCTCGGCCTCATCCATGCCAAGGGCTGcgggaggaaggcagggggcATGGAGACGATGGAGCTGGGCACGGCACGGGGCAATGTGAGGGTCCTGCAGCTCTCACCTGCCTCCAGCGCCTGGCTGGCTGTGCCGCGGCCCCCCGGCCCCTTGGCAAAGCGCAGGTCGGCGTAGAGCACGCTCTGTGCCATGCGGGCAGGTCCTGGGCAAGTCCGGATCCCTGCTGGCTCCCACTTGGCTCTGTGGGGTGTCTGTCGGGTGTCCCCGCTGCCCGGCAGTTGCCTGTCTCGGGGTGCAAAGGAGAAGTGAGGCCGGCGCTCTCAGAAGCAGAAGTTGGCTGCGAGCTGTGGCAGATGGGACCAGCGAGGCACGGCCGCGGGGACCGGCCCCCTCCCCGTGGCCCCAGCACCGCCAGCACGTCCCCTCCCACGCCCTGAGAGCCGTCACGGTCCCCTGGGTGCATGGCGGTGTGTGGCTGAGCCCTGGGGCTCAGCGGGGTGAGGGACACCCAAATCCCCTGAGCAGGACCGGGGGAAGGCAGCGCACCCCCAGGCAGGGGTCTGAGCGTCACAGGGGTGGGAGTGCTCACCCTGATGGCACCTGAAGGGGGTCCCAGGGGGCACCTTGAGCTCCTGCACCTTGTTGCATCCCAGGGGCTcctggggagagctgggacCCTGGTGTCCCTACAGCCATCCCCAGGACATTTGCAATGGGCATCTGTGCCAGGACATTTGTGCCAGCTCCCCCCGGCCCATCCAGCACGGCCACTTGCTCTCCTGTTCCCACCAGCCCATTTCTCCGTGTCCCAGCCCTGAAGGGTCACGGTGCAATGCCCCCGTtgctgtccctgtgtccccagcccaTGGGGCACTTGTTCCCAGTGCTCCTTGGCAAATCCCACCAGGAGCGTTGTGTCCTCCTGGCCACCACGTGCCCCGCAGGACGTGCTCCGTCTCCTTGCTGAAGACTGGGGGGAAGCTGCTGCGGCTTTATCTCTGCAGACTCCTCCTTGGCCCCTCTGAAGCTGGCTGTGACACTCGGCATTCCCTGAGGAGAGGCCTCTGAGGTACGGAGAGATGGATGTCAGGACAGAGGAGGAGCAAGGGGAggctctcccccagccccagggattTGGGCTCACCTCTGCTCTGCCCGTGCCCCCAGAAACCGCTGCCCGAGAGCTGCCGTGCACCCAGGGGACTGTGACGGCTCTCGGGGCGTGGGAGGGGACGTGCTGGCGGTGCTggtgccatggcagggggacGGACCCGGCGGCCGTGCCTCGCTGGTCCCATCTGCCACAGCTCGCAGCCAACTTCTGCTTCTGAGAGCGCCGGCCTCACTTCTCCTTTGTGGCAGCAGAGGACGGAGCTGCCGCGGGTGCCGCATGGCGCACAGCGTGCTCTACGCCGACCTGCGCTTCACCAAGGGGCTGTGGggccacagcacagccagcggGGCGCTGGGGGCAGGTGGGACCCGTGGGACCCCCGCGTTTCCCCATGCCGGACCCCTGCCCActgctctctgccttcctcccacAGCCCCCGGCATGGACGAGGCCGACAGCCCCTACGAGAACGTGGCACCGGGGCCAGCGCCCACGGGGACGGCTGGGGAAGGGACCCGGCACAGCCCAGGTGAGCGATGCACGGGGATGGGGGTCTCGGGGGGCACTGGTTCCCCTCCACTCCCCGGCACCGTGGGTGATG is a window encoding:
- the LOC118158733 gene encoding B-cell differentiation antigen CD72-like, producing the protein MAQSVLYADLRFAKGPGGRGTASQALEAALGMDEAESPYENMASGPAPAEPAGEGTLQSPGRCSRRHCVSAGLLVTCLLLLVAAVVLGACYWQATRELRDTSLEQAAERGRFSQEARAWEQSLEQARRELAQARAELQRAWREGNSSLLELGRQEAELARVSGALASAERELQGVQGRLNASESTVTLLRSCTAIDCCPSGWLLYRGKCLFVSSEKKTWDDSRAECENKYAQLLITKSWSRWTVPSFLKNADTVYWIGLQKTSLPWYDYDWLEEGDPDSDGITDAWFWVDGSLYERPWQSKLNGSCAVISRGNIKPAPCEAPDDLHLWICEKAAGPSSPFG